Proteins from one Nomia melanderi isolate GNS246 chromosome 3, iyNomMela1, whole genome shotgun sequence genomic window:
- the LOC116432927 gene encoding phospholipid-transporting ATPase IF isoform X1: MGTSTSRYTDQRNIIISPSNEPSRTIFPKNRIVSKKYTIWNFVPKNLFEQFRRIANLYFLITAIVSTLTKSPISCWTTILPLSFVVAVTACKQAYEDYQRYKEDKHVNRRYVNVIRNKCAQTIHCEDIVVGDLVKISRDEDIPCDLLLLYTTEENERCYVTTANLDGETNLKTLTLPKVLSDMTAEEIASMEATVICQHPTSDLYRFHGKLEIANGGCEISGHLTHENLLLRGCRLKDTEHIVGCAVYTGQDTKLSLNSKIRGNKFSTTEKSINKYIVAFVIFLFVEVIGCCMVKIILDMTTKWKKYIGDPETLSFPLLVDDFFGFLVLYNYIVPISLYVTIEVQKFLGSFFFSWDLDLYDEKRDQPALTNTSDLNEELGQVEFLFTDKTGTLTENLMVFRRCSINGKTYMEKDCDGFLYSLPPSGNEAEAVKLMDWESDIWHFMLSISLCHTVQLSPPSMRPNVIARRIEYRESFRQKKITRVNSSLMMHPDLPEYQAASADEKALVEASARCGIIFQNSTNDVIEIKVKDNTMIFQKMEILEFTSERKRMSVIVKDDNDDYLLYCKGADSAILPLIVSGKINETIAHVADFSMRGLRILVIAYKKMNRTEYEKLIEKVEIARQVIGIERETYTEKAYNQLESGLTLLGVTAVEDRLQEEVQETLECLRVAGIKIWVLTGDKAETAENIAFLCGQFKDGTEVLRMLDITTEEMCIERIGYFDRRMKLEPHKHYGLIVDGHSIGIALSNCPDEFQSLGMTCEAVVCCRLTPLQKSEAMSLIKCASSRPHTAAIGDGGNDIAMIQEAHVGIGIMGKEGRQASMSSDFAIAKFRFLKKALLVHGHWYYMRISTLTLYFFYKNLLFITPQLFFGLDSGFSIQVFYDSMFLMFYNTIFTCLPIVLYGILEQDYSANVLLRFPYLYKMYRHNYLLNTKQILLWSFLGIWHAIAIYFMTQVTIRINPIFLYNNTPVDQWTFSTFIFHIVTFVANIQVLLHSSYWTLPLVLSVVLSEVVFLLFSICYSLVHVRYDGDMLMVFPKILSSISFWLLTLVILIVCLTPDYLILTYNRYMPVRVARRNEEHPRNSIIHANDHGESQSSETRFRRFSRLTLRKDGLAQSKIL, encoded by the exons ATG GGTACCTCGACTTCAAGATACACTGATCAAAGGAATATAATCATTAGCCCGAGTAACGAACCGTCGCGAACGATATTCCCAAAGAATCGTATCGTGTCGAAGAAG TACACTATTTGGAACTTCGTGCCGAAGAACCTCTTCGAGCAGTTCAGGCGGATTGCGAACTTGTATTTTCTTATTACGGCGATCGTGTCAACGTTAACGAAATCCCCGATCTCATGTTGGACCACGATTCTACCGTTGAGCTTCGTGGTGGCCGTGACGGCATGCAAACAGGCATACGAGGATTACCAGAGATATAAAGAAGACAAGCACGTGAATCGACGATACGTAAACGTTATCCGCAACAAGTGCGCCCAG acaattcactgcGAAGATATAGTGGTTGGTGACCTGGTCAAGATATCTCGAGACGAAGATATACCTTGCGATCTCCTGTTGCTGTACACCACGGAGGAAAACGAACGTTGCTACGTTACCACTGCTAATCTGGACGGAGAAACTAATTTAaag ACGCTGACACTGCCGAAGGTGCTCTCGGACATGACTGCAGAGGAAATCGCATCAATGGAGGCTACCGTCATTTGTCAACATCCCACTTCCGACCTGTATCGTTTTCACGGCAAGCTGGAAATTGCAAATGGCGGCTGCGAAATCAGCGGTCATTTGACTCACGAAAATCTGTTGCTTCGTGGATGCAGATTGAAAGATACGGAACACATAGTCGGATGCGCGGTATATACCGGTCAGGATACAAAGTTATCCTTGAATTCAAAAATCAGAGGCAACAAATTCTCTACTACCGAAAA ATCCATTAACAAGTACATCGTCGCGTTCGTAATATTTCTGTTCGTCGAAGTGATAGGGTGCTGCATGGTGAAAATTATACTGGATATGacgacaaaatggaaaaagtacatCGGTGATCCTGAAACCCTCAGCTTTCCCTTGTTGGTCGATGATTTCTTCGGCTTCCTGGTTTTGTACAATTACATAGTTCCTATATCGTTGTACGTAACTATAG AAGTACAAAAATTCCTCGGTTCGTTTTTCTTCAGCTGGGACTTGGACCTGTACGACGAGAAGAGGGATCAGCCAGCGTTGACCAACACGTCGGACCTGAACGAAGAACTAGGTCAGGTCGAGTTCCTGTTCACAGATAAGACGGGCACGCTGACCGAGAACCTAATGGTGTTCAGGCGTTGTTCTATCAACGGGAAAACGTATATGGAAAAAGACTGCGACGGATTCCTGTATTCGTTGCCACCTAGCGGAAACGAAGCGGAAGCCGTGAAGCTGATGGACTGGGAG TCTGACATCTGGCACTTCATGCTAAGCATTTCTCTGTGCCACACTGTCCAACTCTCGCCACCGAGCATGAGGCCGAACGTTATCGCGCGACGCATCGAGTATCGCGAAAGCTTCAGGCAAAAGAAGATCACTCGAGTAAACAGCTCGTTAATGATGCATCCGGATTTACCGGAATACCAG GCAGCATCAGCAGATGAGAAGGCTTTGGTAGAAGCCAGCGCAAGATGCGGAATTATTTTCCAGAACAGCACCAACGACGTGATCGAGATAAAAGtcaaagataatacaatgatctTTCAGAAGATGGAGATCTTGGAGTTCACATCCG AACGAAAGAGGATGTCGGTGATAGTGAAAGACGACAACGACGATTACTTGTTGTACTGCAAAGGAGCGGATTCGGCTATCTTGCCGTTAATAGTCTCAGGAAAGATCAATGAAACGATCGCTCACGTAGCTGATTTCTCTATG AGAGGTCTGCGGATACTGGTAATCGCGTACAAGAAAATGAATCGAACGGAATACGAGAAGTTGATAGAGAAGGTGGAAATCGCCAGGCAAGTAATCGGCATCGAGCGAGAAACGTACACGGAGAAGGCTTATAATCAGTTGGAAAGCGGTCTCACTTTGCTTGGTGTGACCGCGGTTGAGGATCGCCTTCAGGAAGAAGTGCAGGAAACGCTGGAGTGTTTGCGTGTCGCTGGTATTAAA ATATGGGTGTTGACCGGGGACAAAGCCGAAACCGCGGAGAATATAGCTTTCTTGTGCGGTCAGTTCAAAGATGGTACTGAAGTGTTGAGGATGTTGGACATAACGACAGAGGAAATGTGCATCGAACGTATCGGGTACTTCGA CCGACGAATGAAACTCGAACCTCATAAACACTACGGACTGATAGTTGACGGACATAGCATAGGGATAGCGTTGAGCAACTGCCCGGACGAATTCCAGTCACTAGGAATGACCTGTGAAGCAGTGGTTTGTTGCAGACTGACTCCATTGCAAAAGAGCGAGGCAA TGAGCTTGATTAAATGCGCTAGCTCTCGACCGCACACCGCCGCTATCGGTGACGGTGGCAACGACATCGCGATGATACAAGAAGCGCACGTCGGGATCGGGATAATGGGCAAAGAGGGCCGACAAGCGTCGATGAGCTCCGATTTCGCGATAGCAAAGTTTCGATTTTTGAAAAAAGCCTTGCTAGTCCACGGCCACTGGTATTACATGCGGATAAGTACGCTAACGTTGTACTTTTTTTACAAGAACCTCTTGTTTATAACGCCGCAGCTGTTTTTCGGTTTGGACAGCGGTTTCTCGATCCAG GTGTTTTACGACAGTATGTTCTTAATGTTCTACAATACGATATTCACGTGTCTACCAATAGTGCTATACGGAATACTGGAGCAAGACTACAGCGCCAATGTACTGCTGCGTTTCCCTTATCTATATAAAATGTACagacataattatttattaaatactaagCAGATACTTTTGTGGAGCTTTCTAG GTATTTGGCATGCCATTGCCATATATTTTATGACGCAAGTTACCATACGTATTAATCCCAtctttttgtataataatacacCGGTGGATCAATGGACATTCAgcacatttatttttcatatagttacGTTCGTGGCTAATATACAG GTATTACTGCACAGCTCGTATTGGACATTACCGTTGGTCTTGTCAGTGGTACTTTCAGAGGTAGTGTTCCTTCTGTTCTCTATCTGCTATTCTCTTGTACACGT GCGGTACGACGGCGACATGCTGATGGTCTTCCCAAAAATACTCTCGTCGATATCGTTTTGGTTGCTGACTCTAGTCATCCTTATCGTCTGCCTGACACCTGATTATTTAATCTTGACGTATAACAGATACATGCCAGTACGTGTCGCGAGGCGTAACGAGGAACATCCGCGAAACAGTATCATTCATGCGAACGACCACGGAGAGAGCCAGTCGTCAGAGACAAGG TTCCGACGGTTTTCTCGTTTGACGTTAAGAAAAGATGGCCTCGCGCAAAGCAAGATCCTATAA
- the LOC116432927 gene encoding phospholipid-transporting ATPase IF isoform X2 produces the protein MGTSTSRYTDQRNIIISPSNEPSRTIFPKNRIVSKKYTIWNFVPKNLFEQFRRIANLYFLITAIVSTLTKSPISCWTTILPLSFVVAVTACKQAYEDYQRYKEDKHVNRRYVNVIRNKCAQTIHCEDIVVGDLVKISRDEDIPCDLLLLYTTEENERCYVTTANLDGETNLKTLTLPKVLSDMTAEEIASMEATVICQHPTSDLYRFHGKLEIANGGCEISGHLTHENLLLRGCRLKDTEHIVGCAVYTGQDTKLSLNSKIRGNKFSTTEKSINKYIVAFVIFLFVEVIGCCMVKIILDMTTKWKKYIGDPETLSFPLLVDDFFGFLVLYNYIVPISLYVTIEVQKFLGSFFFSWDLDLYDEKRDQPALTNTSDLNEELGQVEFLFTDKTGTLTENLMVFRRCSINGKTYMEKDCDGFLYSLPPSGNEAEAVKLMDWESDIWHFMLSISLCHTVQLSPPSMRPNVIARRIEYRESFRQKKITRVNSSLMMHPDLPEYQAASADEKALVEASARCGIIFQNSTNDVIEIKVKDNTMIFQKMEILEFTSERKRMSVIVKDDNDDYLLYCKGADSAILPLIVSGKINETIAHVADFSMRGLRILVIAYKKMNRTEYEKLIEKVEIARQVIGIERETYTEKAYNQLESGLTLLGVTAVEDRLQEEVQETLECLRVAGIKIWVLTGDKAETAENIAFLCGQFKDGTEVLRMLDITTEEMCIERIGYFDRRMKLEPHKHYGLIVDGHSIGIALSNCPDEFQSLGMTCEAVVCCRLTPLQKSEAMSLIKCASSRPHTAAIGDGGNDIAMIQEAHVGIGIMGKEGRQASMSSDFAIAKFRFLKKALLVHGHWYYMRISTLTLYFFYKNLLFITPQLFFGLDSGFSIQVFYDSMFLMFYNTIFTCLPIVLYGILEQDYSANVLLRFPYLYKMYRHNYLLNTKQILLWSFLGIWHAIAIYFMTQVTIRINPIFLYNNTPVDQWTFSTFIFHIVTFVANIQVLLHSSYWTLPLVLSVVLSEVVFLLFSICYSLVHVYNTSNDAETDNFGQTVNQQG, from the exons ATG GGTACCTCGACTTCAAGATACACTGATCAAAGGAATATAATCATTAGCCCGAGTAACGAACCGTCGCGAACGATATTCCCAAAGAATCGTATCGTGTCGAAGAAG TACACTATTTGGAACTTCGTGCCGAAGAACCTCTTCGAGCAGTTCAGGCGGATTGCGAACTTGTATTTTCTTATTACGGCGATCGTGTCAACGTTAACGAAATCCCCGATCTCATGTTGGACCACGATTCTACCGTTGAGCTTCGTGGTGGCCGTGACGGCATGCAAACAGGCATACGAGGATTACCAGAGATATAAAGAAGACAAGCACGTGAATCGACGATACGTAAACGTTATCCGCAACAAGTGCGCCCAG acaattcactgcGAAGATATAGTGGTTGGTGACCTGGTCAAGATATCTCGAGACGAAGATATACCTTGCGATCTCCTGTTGCTGTACACCACGGAGGAAAACGAACGTTGCTACGTTACCACTGCTAATCTGGACGGAGAAACTAATTTAaag ACGCTGACACTGCCGAAGGTGCTCTCGGACATGACTGCAGAGGAAATCGCATCAATGGAGGCTACCGTCATTTGTCAACATCCCACTTCCGACCTGTATCGTTTTCACGGCAAGCTGGAAATTGCAAATGGCGGCTGCGAAATCAGCGGTCATTTGACTCACGAAAATCTGTTGCTTCGTGGATGCAGATTGAAAGATACGGAACACATAGTCGGATGCGCGGTATATACCGGTCAGGATACAAAGTTATCCTTGAATTCAAAAATCAGAGGCAACAAATTCTCTACTACCGAAAA ATCCATTAACAAGTACATCGTCGCGTTCGTAATATTTCTGTTCGTCGAAGTGATAGGGTGCTGCATGGTGAAAATTATACTGGATATGacgacaaaatggaaaaagtacatCGGTGATCCTGAAACCCTCAGCTTTCCCTTGTTGGTCGATGATTTCTTCGGCTTCCTGGTTTTGTACAATTACATAGTTCCTATATCGTTGTACGTAACTATAG AAGTACAAAAATTCCTCGGTTCGTTTTTCTTCAGCTGGGACTTGGACCTGTACGACGAGAAGAGGGATCAGCCAGCGTTGACCAACACGTCGGACCTGAACGAAGAACTAGGTCAGGTCGAGTTCCTGTTCACAGATAAGACGGGCACGCTGACCGAGAACCTAATGGTGTTCAGGCGTTGTTCTATCAACGGGAAAACGTATATGGAAAAAGACTGCGACGGATTCCTGTATTCGTTGCCACCTAGCGGAAACGAAGCGGAAGCCGTGAAGCTGATGGACTGGGAG TCTGACATCTGGCACTTCATGCTAAGCATTTCTCTGTGCCACACTGTCCAACTCTCGCCACCGAGCATGAGGCCGAACGTTATCGCGCGACGCATCGAGTATCGCGAAAGCTTCAGGCAAAAGAAGATCACTCGAGTAAACAGCTCGTTAATGATGCATCCGGATTTACCGGAATACCAG GCAGCATCAGCAGATGAGAAGGCTTTGGTAGAAGCCAGCGCAAGATGCGGAATTATTTTCCAGAACAGCACCAACGACGTGATCGAGATAAAAGtcaaagataatacaatgatctTTCAGAAGATGGAGATCTTGGAGTTCACATCCG AACGAAAGAGGATGTCGGTGATAGTGAAAGACGACAACGACGATTACTTGTTGTACTGCAAAGGAGCGGATTCGGCTATCTTGCCGTTAATAGTCTCAGGAAAGATCAATGAAACGATCGCTCACGTAGCTGATTTCTCTATG AGAGGTCTGCGGATACTGGTAATCGCGTACAAGAAAATGAATCGAACGGAATACGAGAAGTTGATAGAGAAGGTGGAAATCGCCAGGCAAGTAATCGGCATCGAGCGAGAAACGTACACGGAGAAGGCTTATAATCAGTTGGAAAGCGGTCTCACTTTGCTTGGTGTGACCGCGGTTGAGGATCGCCTTCAGGAAGAAGTGCAGGAAACGCTGGAGTGTTTGCGTGTCGCTGGTATTAAA ATATGGGTGTTGACCGGGGACAAAGCCGAAACCGCGGAGAATATAGCTTTCTTGTGCGGTCAGTTCAAAGATGGTACTGAAGTGTTGAGGATGTTGGACATAACGACAGAGGAAATGTGCATCGAACGTATCGGGTACTTCGA CCGACGAATGAAACTCGAACCTCATAAACACTACGGACTGATAGTTGACGGACATAGCATAGGGATAGCGTTGAGCAACTGCCCGGACGAATTCCAGTCACTAGGAATGACCTGTGAAGCAGTGGTTTGTTGCAGACTGACTCCATTGCAAAAGAGCGAGGCAA TGAGCTTGATTAAATGCGCTAGCTCTCGACCGCACACCGCCGCTATCGGTGACGGTGGCAACGACATCGCGATGATACAAGAAGCGCACGTCGGGATCGGGATAATGGGCAAAGAGGGCCGACAAGCGTCGATGAGCTCCGATTTCGCGATAGCAAAGTTTCGATTTTTGAAAAAAGCCTTGCTAGTCCACGGCCACTGGTATTACATGCGGATAAGTACGCTAACGTTGTACTTTTTTTACAAGAACCTCTTGTTTATAACGCCGCAGCTGTTTTTCGGTTTGGACAGCGGTTTCTCGATCCAG GTGTTTTACGACAGTATGTTCTTAATGTTCTACAATACGATATTCACGTGTCTACCAATAGTGCTATACGGAATACTGGAGCAAGACTACAGCGCCAATGTACTGCTGCGTTTCCCTTATCTATATAAAATGTACagacataattatttattaaatactaagCAGATACTTTTGTGGAGCTTTCTAG GTATTTGGCATGCCATTGCCATATATTTTATGACGCAAGTTACCATACGTATTAATCCCAtctttttgtataataatacacCGGTGGATCAATGGACATTCAgcacatttatttttcatatagttacGTTCGTGGCTAATATACAG GTATTACTGCACAGCTCGTATTGGACATTACCGTTGGTCTTGTCAGTGGTACTTTCAGAGGTAGTGTTCCTTCTGTTCTCTATCTGCTATTCTCTTGTACACGT ATATAACACATCGAACGACGCGGAAACAGACAATTTCGGACAGACCGTTAACCAACAGGGTTGA